A single window of Streptomyces sp. NBC_00464 DNA harbors:
- a CDS encoding outer membrane protein assembly factor BamB family protein — protein sequence MEALRQDDPHRFGPYTVLVRFRETAAAVQYLAHGSAPDDLVVITAARPALAALPAFRRRFQAESRTADRLAGGWVVSRLDTPADGAEDDDRLWTASAYVPALTLAEAVDIAGPLPGRAVRILGAGIAETLSRVHATGAVLQGLAPRTVLLAEDGPRLTAFGPLGAAADAEARPGGQLSVRLGYLTPEQVAGQEAGPASDLFVLGLLLAYAATGSTPLADGPAAEAADRIAHSEPRLDAVPDDLRELVAKCLAKDPADRPTAGAVAAELALEGAAGLAKGGWLPEPLVAAVAQQDSRVRKLEAAPPAAEGAVVVADAPDDVQDAIPAAAEDTPQAAATPPPAPLVPSRDTRTAQLGVIDHQAPRPDRVTTQLSLPPGQPGQPGQPGQPGQPTGIPAAPMTPHALPAPVPAAPFPAAVPPAAVKPAAVDRRTLLIGAAAGAAGLLIGGGGVLALTSDDDAGATVDAKPAPSPSRPVVAGLAPQPRWIYTHPAAEPAPLTAALWNDRLLVLTGETHTSAVDLSTGRRVWESPDAAKGQAALPAGKESVFVAGPSEFLWLSAKDGRVAHRVAYADGFEDAPNLSVQRIVGSSGPELWFTGSHQVTVKAPKPKKGKKRGKDKQVVTSYLFGYDIERRRELWRTPVPTGRGPAAPVYRLTAVRPDAVVVRQDPLTLTPAEVKAAKGKARFRSFDRKTGKLQWTKAFGTVAPDAAAMGDADGVLYAAVGDDLRAFEMPGGKPKWTLNGTPDSPFGTPVEAGALLHTTSRNQEVGVADRETGKLRWRRSTEAVAGGSAPAVTVSGSGGTLLAADPGQVTAFAAADGRRLWKFQDIGDQDPKGEKVTASYQVLAFGKTAVVRRDRVVYAFPVD from the coding sequence ATGGAGGCGCTGCGTCAGGACGATCCACACCGCTTCGGCCCGTACACCGTGCTGGTGCGGTTCCGTGAGACGGCCGCCGCGGTCCAGTACCTCGCGCACGGATCGGCTCCGGACGACCTCGTCGTGATCACCGCGGCCCGGCCGGCGCTGGCCGCGCTGCCCGCGTTCCGGCGGCGTTTCCAGGCGGAGTCCCGTACCGCGGACCGGCTGGCGGGCGGCTGGGTGGTGTCGCGGCTGGACACCCCTGCCGACGGGGCCGAGGACGACGACCGGCTGTGGACGGCCTCGGCGTACGTGCCGGCGCTGACCCTCGCCGAGGCGGTCGACATCGCCGGACCGCTTCCCGGACGTGCCGTGCGGATACTGGGCGCGGGCATCGCCGAGACGCTCTCCCGGGTCCACGCGACGGGGGCCGTGCTGCAGGGTCTCGCCCCCAGGACCGTACTGCTGGCCGAGGACGGTCCGCGGCTCACCGCTTTCGGACCCCTGGGCGCGGCGGCCGACGCCGAGGCGCGGCCGGGCGGCCAGCTCTCCGTACGGCTCGGCTATCTGACCCCGGAGCAGGTCGCCGGCCAGGAGGCCGGGCCGGCATCCGATCTCTTCGTACTGGGCCTGCTGCTCGCGTACGCGGCGACGGGCAGCACCCCGCTGGCGGACGGCCCGGCCGCCGAGGCCGCCGACCGGATCGCGCACAGCGAGCCCCGGCTGGACGCGGTGCCGGACGATTTGCGGGAGCTGGTCGCCAAGTGCCTGGCGAAGGACCCGGCCGACCGTCCGACCGCGGGCGCGGTGGCGGCGGAGCTGGCGCTGGAGGGTGCGGCCGGACTGGCGAAGGGCGGCTGGCTGCCCGAGCCGCTGGTGGCCGCCGTGGCCCAACAGGACTCCCGGGTACGGAAGCTGGAAGCCGCCCCGCCCGCTGCCGAGGGAGCGGTGGTCGTGGCGGACGCCCCCGACGACGTGCAGGACGCGATCCCCGCCGCCGCCGAGGACACGCCGCAGGCCGCCGCCACGCCCCCGCCCGCACCGCTCGTGCCCAGCCGCGACACCCGGACCGCACAGCTCGGGGTCATCGACCACCAGGCCCCCCGGCCCGACCGGGTCACCACCCAGCTCTCCCTGCCGCCGGGGCAACCGGGGCAACCGGGGCAACCGGGGCAACCGGGGCAACCGACGGGTATCCCCGCCGCCCCCATGACCCCGCACGCACTGCCCGCCCCCGTACCTGCGGCACCCTTCCCCGCCGCCGTTCCCCCGGCCGCCGTGAAGCCCGCCGCCGTCGACCGCCGGACCCTGCTGATCGGGGCCGCCGCCGGAGCCGCCGGGCTGCTGATCGGGGGCGGCGGGGTGCTCGCGCTCACGTCCGACGACGACGCCGGGGCCACGGTCGACGCCAAGCCCGCACCGAGCCCCAGCCGGCCGGTCGTCGCCGGACTGGCTCCGCAGCCGCGCTGGATCTACACCCACCCGGCGGCCGAACCGGCCCCCCTCACCGCCGCCCTCTGGAACGATCGGCTGCTGGTCCTGACCGGTGAGACCCATACGTCCGCCGTCGACCTGAGCACCGGGCGCAGGGTCTGGGAGAGCCCCGACGCCGCCAAGGGCCAGGCGGCCCTGCCGGCCGGCAAGGAGTCCGTCTTCGTCGCCGGCCCGTCCGAATTCCTGTGGCTGTCCGCGAAGGACGGCCGGGTGGCCCACCGGGTGGCGTACGCCGACGGGTTCGAGGACGCTCCGAACCTCTCGGTGCAGCGGATCGTCGGATCGTCCGGCCCGGAGCTCTGGTTCACCGGCTCGCACCAGGTGACCGTCAAGGCCCCCAAGCCCAAGAAGGGCAAGAAGCGCGGCAAGGACAAGCAGGTCGTCACGTCGTATCTCTTCGGGTACGACATCGAGCGGCGCAGGGAACTGTGGCGGACGCCCGTGCCCACCGGCCGCGGCCCGGCCGCGCCCGTGTACCGGCTGACGGCGGTCCGGCCGGACGCCGTCGTCGTACGGCAGGACCCGCTGACGCTCACCCCCGCCGAGGTGAAGGCCGCCAAGGGCAAGGCCCGCTTCCGCAGCTTCGACCGGAAGACCGGAAAGCTCCAGTGGACCAAGGCCTTCGGCACGGTCGCCCCCGACGCGGCGGCCATGGGCGACGCGGACGGGGTGCTCTACGCGGCGGTCGGCGACGACCTCCGCGCCTTCGAGATGCCCGGCGGCAAGCCGAAGTGGACGCTGAACGGCACACCGGACTCCCCCTTCGGGACCCCGGTCGAGGCCGGCGCGCTGCTGCACACCACCAGCCGCAACCAGGAAGTGGGCGTGGCCGACCGGGAGACCGGGAAGCTGCGCTGGAGGCGGTCCACGGAGGCGGTGGCCGGCGGATCGGCCCCCGCGGTCACGGTCAGCGGCTCGGGCGGCACGCTGCTCGCGGCGGACCCGGGGCAGGTCACCGCGTTCGCGGCAGCCGACGGGCGGCGGCTCTGGAAGTTCCAGGACATCGGGGACCAGGACCCGAAGGGCGAGAAGGTCACCGCGTCCTACCAGGTGCTGGCCTTCGGGAAGACCGCGGTCGTCCGGCGTGACCGCGTGGTCTACGCGTTCCCGGTCGACTGA
- a CDS encoding TetR/AcrR family transcriptional regulator, with protein sequence MTPAAAAPPSRAYRRLSVEERRTQLLGAALTLFAHRAPDEVSLDEVATVAGVSRPLVYRYFPGGRQQLYEAALRSAAEKLIMCFAEPAVGPPTERVTRVLDRYLAFVDEHDAGFSALLRGGSVAETSRTSTIVDEVRRAAAEQILLHLGRGAGSEPAPRLRMMVRTWIAAVEAASLIWLDEGKQPAAADLRDWLVDQFIGLLAVTAATDAETASAVAALLPLETAAGPAGRLADRLAPLIGAAGHLLPPD encoded by the coding sequence ATGACCCCTGCCGCAGCCGCGCCGCCCAGCCGTGCGTACCGAAGGCTCAGCGTCGAGGAACGCCGCACCCAGCTCCTGGGCGCGGCGCTCACCCTCTTCGCGCACCGGGCCCCCGACGAGGTCTCGCTCGACGAGGTCGCGACGGTCGCCGGGGTGTCGCGCCCGCTGGTCTACCGCTACTTCCCCGGCGGGCGCCAGCAGTTGTACGAGGCGGCCCTCAGGTCCGCCGCGGAGAAACTGATCATGTGCTTCGCCGAACCGGCCGTCGGCCCGCCCACGGAACGGGTGACGCGGGTCCTCGACCGCTATCTCGCCTTCGTCGACGAACACGACGCCGGCTTCAGCGCGCTGCTGCGCGGCGGCAGCGTCGCCGAGACGTCCCGGACGAGCACGATCGTCGACGAGGTACGGCGGGCGGCGGCCGAGCAGATCCTGCTGCATCTGGGCCGGGGCGCGGGCAGCGAACCCGCGCCCCGGCTGCGGATGATGGTGCGCACCTGGATCGCGGCGGTCGAAGCCGCTTCCCTGATCTGGCTGGACGAGGGGAAGCAGCCGGCCGCGGCCGATCTGCGCGACTGGCTCGTCGACCAGTTCATCGGGCTCCTCGCCGTCACGGCCGCCACGGACGCGGAGACCGCGTCGGCGGTGGCCGCACTGCTGCCGCTGGAGACCGCGGCCGGCCCGGCCGGCCGGCTGGCGGACCGGCTGGCGCCGCTGATCGGCGCGGCCGGGCATCTGCTGCCGCCTGACTGA
- a CDS encoding AurF N-oxygenase family protein — MTTVTERDVQLLRDALGPLRDREQIAERLLEASAKHSFDPDKELDWDAAVEDGKWFWPPELVSLYDTPMWKRMSLEQQQDLARHESASLASLGIWFEIILMQLLVRHIYDKPVVSNHVRYALTEIADECRHSLMFGRMITYGGAPCYPVPRRYHNLARVLKTVSTTPGSFAATLLGEEILDWMQRLTFPDERVQTLVRGVTRIHVVEEARHVRYAREELRRQMVTAPRWERELTRVSCGQAARVFSVCFVNPQVYENVGLDRQEAVAQVRASGHRAEVMQSGAKRLTDFFDDIGVLNGVGRRLWKSSGLLA; from the coding sequence ATGACGACCGTGACCGAACGCGACGTGCAGTTGCTCCGCGACGCACTCGGCCCGCTCCGCGACCGCGAGCAGATCGCCGAACGGCTCCTGGAAGCCTCCGCCAAGCACTCGTTCGACCCGGACAAGGAGCTCGACTGGGACGCGGCGGTCGAGGACGGCAAGTGGTTCTGGCCGCCCGAGCTGGTCTCCCTCTACGACACCCCGATGTGGAAGCGGATGTCGCTGGAGCAGCAGCAGGATCTGGCCCGGCACGAGTCCGCCTCGCTGGCCTCGCTCGGCATCTGGTTCGAGATCATCCTCATGCAGCTGCTGGTCCGCCACATCTACGACAAGCCCGTGGTCAGCAATCACGTCCGCTACGCACTCACCGAGATAGCCGACGAGTGCCGCCACTCGTTGATGTTCGGCCGCATGATCACCTACGGCGGGGCGCCCTGCTACCCCGTGCCGCGCCGCTACCACAATCTGGCCCGGGTGCTGAAGACCGTCTCCACGACACCCGGTTCGTTCGCGGCGACACTGCTCGGCGAGGAGATCCTCGACTGGATGCAGCGCCTGACCTTCCCCGACGAGCGTGTCCAGACCCTGGTGCGCGGGGTGACCCGTATCCATGTGGTCGAGGAGGCACGGCACGTCCGGTACGCCCGCGAGGAGTTGCGCCGCCAGATGGTGACGGCCCCGCGCTGGGAGCGCGAGCTCACCCGGGTGAGCTGCGGGCAGGCGGCCCGTGTCTTCTCCGTCTGCTTCGTCAACCCGCAGGTGTACGAGAACGTCGGCCTGGACCGGCAGGAGGCCGTGGCCCAGGTACGGGCGAGCGGGCACCGTGCGGAGGTCATGCAGTCCGGGGCCAAGCGGCTGACGGACTTCTTCGACGACATCGGTGTCCTCAACGGGGTGGGACGCAGGCTGTGGAAGAGCTCCGGCCTCCTCGCCTGA
- a CDS encoding ferritin-like domain-containing protein: protein MSTHDLYTTAPEQPLWTVPASGAARFSWDYDDGRERLLALYQKGKDKQWDGNKRIDWSIEVDPADPLGTPDEALTLYGTPHWAKMTEKDRGELRKHYTSWQFSQFLHGEQGAMVCAARIVESVPDLDAKFYSATQTMDEARHAEIYGRFLHEKVGMLYPINDNLQGLLGDTLRDSRWDMPYLGMQVLIEGLALAAFGMIRDTTTQPLPKQILAYVMQDEARHVAFGRMALRDYYKQLSDAELREREEFVIEGCYLMRDRLSGVEVLENFGIGKQEAKDLSEHSEFLQLFRKLLFSRIVPCVKDIGLWGERLQKAYVDMGVFELGDSNLDLLMAQDEEIAEELDRERFEAEERARVAEVAEAIAEGGADR from the coding sequence GTGTCGACACACGACCTCTACACCACCGCCCCCGAGCAGCCGCTGTGGACGGTGCCCGCCTCGGGTGCCGCCCGGTTCAGCTGGGACTACGACGACGGCCGTGAGCGTCTCCTCGCCCTGTACCAGAAAGGCAAGGACAAGCAGTGGGACGGCAACAAGCGCATCGACTGGAGCATCGAGGTCGACCCCGCCGATCCGCTCGGTACTCCCGACGAGGCTCTCACCCTGTACGGAACCCCGCACTGGGCGAAGATGACCGAGAAGGACCGGGGCGAGCTGCGCAAGCACTACACCTCCTGGCAGTTCAGTCAGTTCCTCCACGGGGAGCAGGGCGCGATGGTCTGCGCGGCCCGGATCGTGGAGTCCGTCCCCGATCTGGACGCCAAGTTCTACTCCGCGACCCAGACCATGGACGAGGCCCGGCACGCGGAGATATACGGCCGGTTCCTGCACGAGAAGGTCGGGATGCTGTACCCGATCAACGACAACCTCCAGGGGCTGCTGGGCGACACCCTGCGCGACTCGCGCTGGGACATGCCCTACCTCGGCATGCAGGTCCTCATCGAGGGCCTGGCCCTGGCCGCGTTCGGCATGATCCGCGACACCACGACGCAGCCGCTGCCCAAGCAGATTCTCGCCTACGTCATGCAGGACGAGGCCCGCCATGTCGCCTTCGGCCGGATGGCGCTGCGCGACTACTACAAGCAGCTGAGCGATGCCGAACTGCGTGAACGCGAGGAGTTCGTCATCGAGGGCTGCTATCTGATGCGCGACCGGCTCAGCGGGGTGGAGGTGCTGGAGAACTTCGGCATCGGCAAGCAGGAGGCGAAGGACCTCTCCGAGCACTCGGAGTTCCTCCAGCTCTTCCGGAAGCTGCTGTTCAGCCGCATCGTCCCGTGTGTGAAGGACATCGGCCTGTGGGGCGAGCGCCTCCAGAAGGCGTACGTCGACATGGGTGTCTTCGAGCTCGGCGACTCGAACCTGGACCTGTTGATGGCCCAGGACGAGGAGATCGCCGAGGAGCTGGACCGGGAGCGCTTCGAGGCGGAGGAGCGGGCGCGGGTGGCGGAGGTCGCGGAGGCGATAGCGGAGGGCGGAGCGGACCGTTGA
- a CDS encoding C40 family peptidase: protein MSGKLLRSLGTAALAAVVVTTPAAAVAAPSPSPSPSPSPAPSPAPSPGSEDPAVPAAGPEAAPGSVAGLLNQLQRLYQEAEEATETYNGTAAELKKRTAQAKKLDSALVTARLSLSRSHDDAGRLAREQYQGRSDFSSYLQLLLMRDPEHALDQGQVIQRLAAGRAATVKRLTGAEKRADELAKESRKVLDRQQVLAARQKKERDAVRSRLKDVEALLATLSADRLAELSRLEQKGTAEAQDALVASGALSSFRPATAEGGEAVRYAIEQVGKPYVWGAEGPDSFDCSGLTSQAWASAGRTIPRTSQEQWRQLRKVELNALRPGDLVIYFPKATHVALYIGNGLVVQAPRPGSRVKVSPVASNPLLGAVRPDPESAPLATYKPPELPEGATEGSDDGYGESSAPEA from the coding sequence GTGTCGGGCAAACTTCTGCGCTCCCTCGGGACGGCGGCGCTGGCCGCAGTCGTCGTGACCACGCCGGCCGCGGCCGTCGCGGCCCCCTCGCCGAGCCCATCGCCGAGCCCATCGCCTGCCCCCTCGCCTGCCCCCTCGCCGGGCTCCGAGGACCCCGCCGTCCCGGCTGCCGGACCCGAGGCCGCGCCCGGCAGCGTCGCCGGGCTGCTGAACCAGCTCCAGCGGCTCTACCAGGAGGCCGAGGAAGCCACCGAGACCTACAACGGGACGGCGGCCGAACTGAAGAAGCGGACCGCTCAGGCGAAGAAGCTGGACTCCGCGCTCGTCACCGCCCGCCTCTCGCTGTCCCGCAGTCACGACGACGCCGGCCGGCTGGCCCGCGAGCAGTACCAGGGCCGGTCCGACTTCTCCTCGTACCTCCAGCTGCTGCTGATGCGCGACCCCGAGCACGCCCTGGACCAGGGGCAGGTCATCCAGCGGCTGGCCGCCGGTCGGGCCGCGACGGTGAAGCGGCTCACCGGCGCCGAGAAGCGGGCCGACGAGCTGGCGAAGGAATCCCGCAAGGTACTGGACAGGCAACAGGTGCTGGCCGCACGGCAGAAGAAGGAACGCGACGCCGTCCGGTCGAGGCTGAAGGACGTCGAAGCCCTGCTCGCCACGCTCTCCGCCGACCGGCTCGCCGAGCTCTCCCGCCTCGAACAGAAGGGCACGGCCGAGGCCCAGGACGCACTGGTCGCCTCCGGCGCCCTGTCCTCGTTCCGGCCGGCGACCGCCGAGGGCGGCGAGGCGGTCCGGTACGCGATCGAGCAGGTCGGCAAGCCGTACGTGTGGGGTGCGGAGGGCCCTGACTCGTTCGACTGCTCCGGACTCACCTCGCAGGCCTGGGCGAGCGCCGGCCGCACCATCCCCCGGACCTCGCAGGAGCAGTGGCGGCAGCTGCGGAAGGTGGAGCTGAACGCCCTGCGCCCCGGCGATCTGGTGATCTACTTCCCGAAGGCGACGCACGTGGCGCTGTACATCGGCAACGGCCTGGTGGTGCAGGCGCCGCGGCCCGGCTCCCGGGTCAAGGTCTCCCCGGTGGCGTCGAATCCGCTGCTGGGCGCTGTCCGGCCCGATCCGGAGAGCGCGCCGCTGGCCACGTACAAGCCGCCGGAGCTTCCCGAGGGTGCCACCGAGGGCTCCGACGACGGATACGGGGAGTCCTCCGCACCCGAGGCGTAG
- a CDS encoding BP74-related protein: MRNVFTKAAGVAAVGVLAFTVAQPSQASTPQQGPVRATASETAYFAMTDITREEFVIKLTTSKEIEHARALISGETTDEPHVLTRIIPRPASYNPRWSFQADPAQTSFFDQGIEVCDSSIPYVEDHLDEVGGPFLPGRIWCNWTSRLVREIPSS; this comes from the coding sequence ATGCGAAATGTGTTCACCAAGGCAGCCGGTGTGGCCGCCGTCGGCGTGCTCGCCTTCACCGTGGCACAGCCCTCCCAGGCCAGCACTCCGCAGCAGGGGCCGGTGCGCGCGACCGCGTCGGAAACGGCGTACTTCGCGATGACCGACATCACGCGCGAGGAGTTCGTCATCAAGCTGACGACCAGCAAGGAAATCGAGCACGCACGCGCGCTCATCAGCGGCGAAACCACCGACGAGCCCCACGTGCTCACGCGGATCATCCCCCGGCCGGCCTCCTACAACCCGCGATGGAGCTTCCAGGCGGACCCCGCCCAGACCAGCTTCTTCGACCAGGGCATTGAGGTCTGCGACTCGAGCATCCCCTACGTCGAAGACCACCTGGACGAGGTCGGCGGCCCCTTCCTGCCCGGCCGCATCTGGTGCAACTGGACCTCCCGCCTGGTCAGGGAGATTCCCAGCTCGTAA